From Myotis daubentonii chromosome 15, mMyoDau2.1, whole genome shotgun sequence, one genomic window encodes:
- the ESRP2 gene encoding epithelial splicing regulatory protein 2 isoform X3, producing the protein MTPAPPPPPPPGPNPAADSSAETCPESGPLVVLFGATAGALGPDLGSDETDLILLVWQVVEPRSRQVGTLHKSLVRAEAAALSPQCREASGLSADSLARAEPLDKVLQQFSQLVIGDVALLGGGPYMLCTDGQQLLRQVLHPEASRKNLVLPDTFFSFYDLRREFHVQHPSARLARDLTVATMAQELGLETDATEDDFGVWEVKTMVAVILHLLEGPNDQLFSKPEVIKQKYETGPCKAEVVDSETVVRARGLPWQSSDQDVARFFKGLNIARGGVALCLNAQGRRNGEALIRFVDSEQRDLALQRHKHHMGVRYIEVYKATGEEFVKIAGGTSLEVARFLSREDQVILRLRGLPFSAGPADVLDFLGPECPVTGGADGLLFVRHPDGRPTGDAFALFACEELAQAALRRHKGMLGKRYIELFRSTAAEVQQVLNRYASSPLLPTLTAPLLPIPFPMVAGTGRDCVRLRGLPYTATIEDILSFLGEAAADIRPHGVHMVLNQQGRPSGDAFIQMTSAERALAASQRCHKKVMKERYVEVVPCSTEEMSRVLMGGTLGRSGMSPPPCKLPCLSPPAYATFQATPTLIPTETAALYPSSALLPAARVPAAPTPIAYYPGPATQLYMNYTAYYPSPPVSPTTVGYLTTPPAALASAPTSVLSQPGALVRMQGVPYTAGMKDLLSVFQAYQLAPDDYTSLMPVGDPPRTVLQAPKEWVCL; encoded by the exons ATGACTCCGGCGCCACCGCCGCCACCGCCCCCGGGCCCGAACCCTGCCGCAGACTCTTCCGCCGAGACCTGCCCAGAGTCCGGACCCCTGGTCGTCCTGTTCGGGGCCACGGCCGGTGCACTGGGGCCGGACCTGGGCTCCGATGAGACCGACTTAATCCTGCTAGTGTGGCAAGTGGTGGAGCCGCGGAGCCGCCAG GTGGGGACGCTGCACAAGTCACTGGTTCGCGCCGAGGCGGCCGCCCTGAGTCCGCAGTGCCGCGAGGCGAGCGGCCTGAGCGCCGACAGCCTGGCGCGGGCCGAGCCGCTGGACAAGGTGCTGCAGCAG TTCTCACAGCTGGTGATCGGGGATGTGGCTCTGCTGGGCGGGGGCCCCTACATGCTCTGCACTGATGGACAGCAGCTGCTGCGACAGGTCCTGCATCCTGAGGCCTCTAGGAAG AACCTGGTACTTCCCGACACCTTCTTCTCCTTCTACGACCTCCGCAGAGAGTTCCACGTGCAGCACCCAAGCGCCCGCCTCGCCAGGGACCTCACCGTGGCCACCATGGCACAGG AGTTGGGGCTGGAAACAGATGCCACAGAGGATGACTTTGGGGTCTGGGAAGTGAAGACAATGGTAGCTGTCATCCTCCACCTACTTGAAGGGCCTAATG ATCAATTGTTTTCGAAGCCCGAGGTGATAAAGCAGAAATATGAGACGGGACCTTG CAAGGCTGAGGTGGTGGACAGTGAGACTGTGGTTCGGGCCCGTGGGCTGCCCTGGCAGTCATCAGACCAGGACGTGGCTCGCTTCTTCAAAGGACTCAACATTGCCAG GGGTGGTGTAGCCCTCTGCCTCAATGCCCAGGGGCGAAGAAATGGCGAGGCCCTCATCCGCTTTGTGGACAGCGAGCAGCGGGACCTAGCGTTGCAGAGACACAAGCACCACATGGGTGTCCGCTACATTGAG GTATATAAAGCAACAGGAGAGGAGTTTGTAAAGATCGCAGGGG GCACATCACTAGAGGTGGCTCGGTTCCTGTCACGGGAAGACCAAGTGATCCTGCGGCTGCGGGGACTGCCCTTCTCAGCTGGGCCAGCAGACGTGCTCGACTTCCTGGGGCCAGAGTGCCCAGTGACGGGGGGTGCCGATGGGCTGCTCTTTGTGCGCCACCCTGACGGCAGGCCCACTGGCGATGCCTTTGCACTCTTTGCCTGTGAGGAGCTGGCACAAGCTGCACTGCGCAGGCACAAGGGCATGCTGGGTAAGCGATACATTGAACTCTTCCGGAGCACTGCAGCTGAGGTGCAGCAG GTCTTGAACCGCTACGCTTCCAGTCCACTCCTTCCCACACTGACTGCTCCACTGCTGCCCATCCCCTTCCCGATGGTAGCTGGGACTGGGAGAGACTGTGTACGCCTCCGAGGCCTGCCCTACACAGCCACCATCGAAGACATCCTAAGCTTCCTGGGGGAGGCAGCAGCTGACATCCGGCCCCATGGTGTGCACATGGTGCTCAACCAGCAG GGCCGGCCATCTGGCGATGCCTTCATCCAGATGACGTCAGCAGAGCGGGCCTTAGCTGCTTCTCAGCGCTGCCATAAGAAAGTGATGAAGGAACGCTACGTGGAGGTAGTTCCCTGCTCCACAGAGGAGATGAGCCGTGTGCTGATGGGGGGCACTTTGGGCCGCAGCGGCATGTCTCCTCCACCCTGCAAACTGCCCT GCCTCTCGCCACCAGCCTACGCCACCTTCCAAGCCACCCCAACACTCATTCCCACTGAGACGgcagctctctatccctcttcagCACTGCTCCCAGCTGCCAGGGTGCCTGCTGCCCCCACTCCCATTGCCTACTACCCCGGGCCAGCCACTCAACTCTACATGAACTACACAGCTTACTACCCCAG CCCCCCAGTCTCTCCCACCACTGTGGGCTACCTCACCAcgccccctgcagccctggcttctgctcCTACCTCAGTGTTGTCCCAACCAGGAGCCCTGGTCCGTATGCAGGGTGTCCCATACACAGCTGGTATGAAGGATCTGCTCAGCGTCTTTCAGGCCTACCAG CTAGCCCCTGATGACTACACCAGCCTGATGCCTGTTGGTGACCCACCTCGCACTGTGCTACAGGCCCCCAAAGAGTGGGTGTGTTTGTAG
- the ESRP2 gene encoding epithelial splicing regulatory protein 2 isoform X2 produces the protein MTPAPPPPPPPGPNPAADSSAETCPESGPLVVLFGATAGALGPDLGSDETDLILLVWQVVEPRSRQVGTLHKSLVRAEAAALSPQCREASGLSADSLARAEPLDKVLQQFSQLVIGDVALLGGGPYMLCTDGQQLLRQVLHPEASRKNLVLPDTFFSFYDLRREFHVQHPSARLARDLTVATMAQELGLETDATEDDFGVWEVKTMVAVILHLLEGPNDQLFSKPEVIKQKYETGPCSKAEVVDSETVVRARGLPWQSSDQDVARFFKGLNIARGGVALCLNAQGRRNGEALIRFVDSEQRDLALQRHKHHMGVRYIEVYKATGEEFVKIAGGTSLEVARFLSREDQVILRLRGLPFSAGPADVLDFLGPECPVTGGADGLLFVRHPDGRPTGDAFALFACEELAQAALRRHKGMLGKRYIELFRSTAAEVQQVLNRYASSPLLPTLTAPLLPIPFPMVAGTGRDCVRLRGLPYTATIEDILSFLGEAAADIRPHGVHMVLNQQGRPSGDAFIQMTSAERALAASQRCHKKVMKERYVEVVPCSTEEMSRVLMGGTLGRSGMSPPPCKLPCLSPPAYATFQATPTLIPTETAALYPSSALLPAARVPAAPTPIAYYPGPATQLYMNYTAYYPSPPVSPTTVGYLTTPPAALASAPTSVLSQPGALVRMQGVPYTAGMKDLLSVFQAYQLAPDDYTSLMPVGDPPRTVLQAPKEWVCL, from the exons ATGACTCCGGCGCCACCGCCGCCACCGCCCCCGGGCCCGAACCCTGCCGCAGACTCTTCCGCCGAGACCTGCCCAGAGTCCGGACCCCTGGTCGTCCTGTTCGGGGCCACGGCCGGTGCACTGGGGCCGGACCTGGGCTCCGATGAGACCGACTTAATCCTGCTAGTGTGGCAAGTGGTGGAGCCGCGGAGCCGCCAG GTGGGGACGCTGCACAAGTCACTGGTTCGCGCCGAGGCGGCCGCCCTGAGTCCGCAGTGCCGCGAGGCGAGCGGCCTGAGCGCCGACAGCCTGGCGCGGGCCGAGCCGCTGGACAAGGTGCTGCAGCAG TTCTCACAGCTGGTGATCGGGGATGTGGCTCTGCTGGGCGGGGGCCCCTACATGCTCTGCACTGATGGACAGCAGCTGCTGCGACAGGTCCTGCATCCTGAGGCCTCTAGGAAG AACCTGGTACTTCCCGACACCTTCTTCTCCTTCTACGACCTCCGCAGAGAGTTCCACGTGCAGCACCCAAGCGCCCGCCTCGCCAGGGACCTCACCGTGGCCACCATGGCACAGG AGTTGGGGCTGGAAACAGATGCCACAGAGGATGACTTTGGGGTCTGGGAAGTGAAGACAATGGTAGCTGTCATCCTCCACCTACTTGAAGGGCCTAATG ATCAATTGTTTTCGAAGCCCGAGGTGATAAAGCAGAAATATGAGACGGGACCTTG CAGCAAGGCTGAGGTGGTGGACAGTGAGACTGTGGTTCGGGCCCGTGGGCTGCCCTGGCAGTCATCAGACCAGGACGTGGCTCGCTTCTTCAAAGGACTCAACATTGCCAG GGGTGGTGTAGCCCTCTGCCTCAATGCCCAGGGGCGAAGAAATGGCGAGGCCCTCATCCGCTTTGTGGACAGCGAGCAGCGGGACCTAGCGTTGCAGAGACACAAGCACCACATGGGTGTCCGCTACATTGAG GTATATAAAGCAACAGGAGAGGAGTTTGTAAAGATCGCAGGGG GCACATCACTAGAGGTGGCTCGGTTCCTGTCACGGGAAGACCAAGTGATCCTGCGGCTGCGGGGACTGCCCTTCTCAGCTGGGCCAGCAGACGTGCTCGACTTCCTGGGGCCAGAGTGCCCAGTGACGGGGGGTGCCGATGGGCTGCTCTTTGTGCGCCACCCTGACGGCAGGCCCACTGGCGATGCCTTTGCACTCTTTGCCTGTGAGGAGCTGGCACAAGCTGCACTGCGCAGGCACAAGGGCATGCTGGGTAAGCGATACATTGAACTCTTCCGGAGCACTGCAGCTGAGGTGCAGCAG GTCTTGAACCGCTACGCTTCCAGTCCACTCCTTCCCACACTGACTGCTCCACTGCTGCCCATCCCCTTCCCGATGGTAGCTGGGACTGGGAGAGACTGTGTACGCCTCCGAGGCCTGCCCTACACAGCCACCATCGAAGACATCCTAAGCTTCCTGGGGGAGGCAGCAGCTGACATCCGGCCCCATGGTGTGCACATGGTGCTCAACCAGCAG GGCCGGCCATCTGGCGATGCCTTCATCCAGATGACGTCAGCAGAGCGGGCCTTAGCTGCTTCTCAGCGCTGCCATAAGAAAGTGATGAAGGAACGCTACGTGGAGGTAGTTCCCTGCTCCACAGAGGAGATGAGCCGTGTGCTGATGGGGGGCACTTTGGGCCGCAGCGGCATGTCTCCTCCACCCTGCAAACTGCCCT GCCTCTCGCCACCAGCCTACGCCACCTTCCAAGCCACCCCAACACTCATTCCCACTGAGACGgcagctctctatccctcttcagCACTGCTCCCAGCTGCCAGGGTGCCTGCTGCCCCCACTCCCATTGCCTACTACCCCGGGCCAGCCACTCAACTCTACATGAACTACACAGCTTACTACCCCAG CCCCCCAGTCTCTCCCACCACTGTGGGCTACCTCACCAcgccccctgcagccctggcttctgctcCTACCTCAGTGTTGTCCCAACCAGGAGCCCTGGTCCGTATGCAGGGTGTCCCATACACAGCTGGTATGAAGGATCTGCTCAGCGTCTTTCAGGCCTACCAG CTAGCCCCTGATGACTACACCAGCCTGATGCCTGTTGGTGACCCACCTCGCACTGTGCTACAGGCCCCCAAAGAGTGGGTGTGTTTGTAG
- the ESRP2 gene encoding epithelial splicing regulatory protein 2 isoform X1, with the protein MTPAPPPPPPPGPNPAADSSAETCPESGPLVVLFGATAGALGPDLGSDETDLILLVWQVVEPRSRQVGWAEGGGVPGELQDPRAQGLIGSPRLSQVGTLHKSLVRAEAAALSPQCREASGLSADSLARAEPLDKVLQQFSQLVIGDVALLGGGPYMLCTDGQQLLRQVLHPEASRKNLVLPDTFFSFYDLRREFHVQHPSARLARDLTVATMAQELGLETDATEDDFGVWEVKTMVAVILHLLEGPNDQLFSKPEVIKQKYETGPCSKAEVVDSETVVRARGLPWQSSDQDVARFFKGLNIARGGVALCLNAQGRRNGEALIRFVDSEQRDLALQRHKHHMGVRYIEVYKATGEEFVKIAGGTSLEVARFLSREDQVILRLRGLPFSAGPADVLDFLGPECPVTGGADGLLFVRHPDGRPTGDAFALFACEELAQAALRRHKGMLGKRYIELFRSTAAEVQQVLNRYASSPLLPTLTAPLLPIPFPMVAGTGRDCVRLRGLPYTATIEDILSFLGEAAADIRPHGVHMVLNQQGRPSGDAFIQMTSAERALAASQRCHKKVMKERYVEVVPCSTEEMSRVLMGGTLGRSGMSPPPCKLPCLSPPAYATFQATPTLIPTETAALYPSSALLPAARVPAAPTPIAYYPGPATQLYMNYTAYYPSPPVSPTTVGYLTTPPAALASAPTSVLSQPGALVRMQGVPYTAGMKDLLSVFQAYQLAPDDYTSLMPVGDPPRTVLQAPKEWVCL; encoded by the exons ATGACTCCGGCGCCACCGCCGCCACCGCCCCCGGGCCCGAACCCTGCCGCAGACTCTTCCGCCGAGACCTGCCCAGAGTCCGGACCCCTGGTCGTCCTGTTCGGGGCCACGGCCGGTGCACTGGGGCCGGACCTGGGCTCCGATGAGACCGACTTAATCCTGCTAGTGTGGCAAGTGGTGGAGCCGCGGAGCCGCCAGGTAGGGTGGGCAGAAGGTGGTGGCGTCCCCGGGGAGCTTCAGGATCCAAGGGCGCAGGGGTTGATCGGTTCCCCCCGCCTCTCGCAGGTGGGGACGCTGCACAAGTCACTGGTTCGCGCCGAGGCGGCCGCCCTGAGTCCGCAGTGCCGCGAGGCGAGCGGCCTGAGCGCCGACAGCCTGGCGCGGGCCGAGCCGCTGGACAAGGTGCTGCAGCAG TTCTCACAGCTGGTGATCGGGGATGTGGCTCTGCTGGGCGGGGGCCCCTACATGCTCTGCACTGATGGACAGCAGCTGCTGCGACAGGTCCTGCATCCTGAGGCCTCTAGGAAG AACCTGGTACTTCCCGACACCTTCTTCTCCTTCTACGACCTCCGCAGAGAGTTCCACGTGCAGCACCCAAGCGCCCGCCTCGCCAGGGACCTCACCGTGGCCACCATGGCACAGG AGTTGGGGCTGGAAACAGATGCCACAGAGGATGACTTTGGGGTCTGGGAAGTGAAGACAATGGTAGCTGTCATCCTCCACCTACTTGAAGGGCCTAATG ATCAATTGTTTTCGAAGCCCGAGGTGATAAAGCAGAAATATGAGACGGGACCTTG CAGCAAGGCTGAGGTGGTGGACAGTGAGACTGTGGTTCGGGCCCGTGGGCTGCCCTGGCAGTCATCAGACCAGGACGTGGCTCGCTTCTTCAAAGGACTCAACATTGCCAG GGGTGGTGTAGCCCTCTGCCTCAATGCCCAGGGGCGAAGAAATGGCGAGGCCCTCATCCGCTTTGTGGACAGCGAGCAGCGGGACCTAGCGTTGCAGAGACACAAGCACCACATGGGTGTCCGCTACATTGAG GTATATAAAGCAACAGGAGAGGAGTTTGTAAAGATCGCAGGGG GCACATCACTAGAGGTGGCTCGGTTCCTGTCACGGGAAGACCAAGTGATCCTGCGGCTGCGGGGACTGCCCTTCTCAGCTGGGCCAGCAGACGTGCTCGACTTCCTGGGGCCAGAGTGCCCAGTGACGGGGGGTGCCGATGGGCTGCTCTTTGTGCGCCACCCTGACGGCAGGCCCACTGGCGATGCCTTTGCACTCTTTGCCTGTGAGGAGCTGGCACAAGCTGCACTGCGCAGGCACAAGGGCATGCTGGGTAAGCGATACATTGAACTCTTCCGGAGCACTGCAGCTGAGGTGCAGCAG GTCTTGAACCGCTACGCTTCCAGTCCACTCCTTCCCACACTGACTGCTCCACTGCTGCCCATCCCCTTCCCGATGGTAGCTGGGACTGGGAGAGACTGTGTACGCCTCCGAGGCCTGCCCTACACAGCCACCATCGAAGACATCCTAAGCTTCCTGGGGGAGGCAGCAGCTGACATCCGGCCCCATGGTGTGCACATGGTGCTCAACCAGCAG GGCCGGCCATCTGGCGATGCCTTCATCCAGATGACGTCAGCAGAGCGGGCCTTAGCTGCTTCTCAGCGCTGCCATAAGAAAGTGATGAAGGAACGCTACGTGGAGGTAGTTCCCTGCTCCACAGAGGAGATGAGCCGTGTGCTGATGGGGGGCACTTTGGGCCGCAGCGGCATGTCTCCTCCACCCTGCAAACTGCCCT GCCTCTCGCCACCAGCCTACGCCACCTTCCAAGCCACCCCAACACTCATTCCCACTGAGACGgcagctctctatccctcttcagCACTGCTCCCAGCTGCCAGGGTGCCTGCTGCCCCCACTCCCATTGCCTACTACCCCGGGCCAGCCACTCAACTCTACATGAACTACACAGCTTACTACCCCAG CCCCCCAGTCTCTCCCACCACTGTGGGCTACCTCACCAcgccccctgcagccctggcttctgctcCTACCTCAGTGTTGTCCCAACCAGGAGCCCTGGTCCGTATGCAGGGTGTCCCATACACAGCTGGTATGAAGGATCTGCTCAGCGTCTTTCAGGCCTACCAG CTAGCCCCTGATGACTACACCAGCCTGATGCCTGTTGGTGACCCACCTCGCACTGTGCTACAGGCCCCCAAAGAGTGGGTGTGTTTGTAG